One segment of Drosophila ananassae strain 14024-0371.13 chromosome 3R, ASM1763931v2, whole genome shotgun sequence DNA contains the following:
- the LOC6497944 gene encoding guanylate cyclase 32E has product MPLRMRATNCTTTATATVALCSVYFVLLGCQRIHGNPLAAGSAASSRRLSDTINIGFLAEYSQMRVTLGGLPLAVEDVNKNPKLLLGKKLAFKPVDIGHKMSAYRVRPLRAMTQMREAGVTAFIGPDESCTSEALLASAWNTPMLSFKCADSIVSNKSTFHTFARTLAPASKVSKSVISLLSAFHWEKFSIVVSSKPIFGSDVARAIQELAEARNFTISHFKYISDYIPTTKTLSQIDKIIEETYLTTRIYVFIGEHIAMVDFVRGLQNRRLLESGDYIVVSVDDEIYDSNRRVNFMERNYLDPYIRKEKSKSLDKISFRSVIKISMTYPQNPHIRDICSKIKDYARKTPFLVPYHQRVFDNISVPIYGLHLYDSVMIYVRAISEVLQFGGDIYDGNLVMSRIFNRSYHSIQGFDVYIDSNGDAEGNYTVITLQNDVGAASGGSLAKMTMQPVGFFAYDKNSLIPEFRYIKNDRPIQWLNGRPPRAEPLCGFNGELCPRKGLDWRYLVTGPLCALVVVVAIALLIKHYRYEQTLAGLLWKVDMKEVTIINLGEYNNPSNKNIFQVCRQSLLVVGEANKRSFTNIALFRGNIVAMRKIHKKNVDITRSIRKELKLMREVRHENIINFIGASTDHGSVILFTTYCARGSLEDVLANEDLYLDHMFISSLVADILKGMIYLHDSEIISHGNLRSSNCLIDSRWVCQISDFGLHELKAGQDEPNKSELEVKRALCMAPELLRDDYRPPRGTQKGDVYSFGILLYEMIGRKGPWGETTYSKEEIIHFVKCPELLQHGVFRPALTHTHLEIPEYIRKCLCECWDEDPEARPDIRLIRMRLKELQAGLKPNIFDNMLSIMEKYAYNLEGLVQERTNLLYEEKKKTDTLLYQMLPRPVAELLKRGDPVEAECFDCVTILFSDIVGFTELCTTSTPFQVVEMLNEWYTCCDSIISNYDVYKVETIGDAYMVVSGLPLPNGNRHAGEIASLALHLLETVGNLKIRHKPTETVQLRIGVHSGPCAAGVVGRKMPRYCLFGDTVNTASRMESTGQSMKIHISEATNQLLQTIGGYVCIERGLTNIKGKGDMRTYWLTNQQHSELTPDLISTVETLDSYCAFTRASLEPSPHQYCGSATNSSRLSSCNCATKFLYSRRSDDNVTSSHNTPEFQKISEPTPMNCNNLCVCRLNGSQVFNNRSPRSAPSITFKI; this is encoded by the exons GTGACGCTGGGAGGACTGCCACTCGCCGTGGAGGATGTGAACAAGAATCCGAAACTGTTGTTGGGAAAAAAATTGGCCTTCAAGCCCGTCGACATAGGCCACAAAATGAGCGCCTACCGTGTGAGGCCTTTGAG GGCAATGACGCAGATGCGTGAGGCTGGGGTGACCGCCTTTATTGGACCGGACGAGAGCTGCACCTCCGAGGCACTGCTGGCTTCCGCATGGAACACACCCATGCTATCATTT aAATGCGCCGACTCCATAGTCTCCAATAAGAGTACATTTCATACCTTTGCTCGAACTCTGGCCCCCGCCTCAAAG GTTTCCAAAAGTGTCATAAGTTTGCTGAGTGCTTTTCATTGGGAAAAGTTTTCCATCGTTGTCAGTTCCAAACCAATCTTTGGTTCTGACGTAGCCCGGGCCATTCAG GAACTGGCTGAGGCAAGAAACTTCACCATCAGccattttaaatacatatcCGACTATATACCAACCACGAAGACTCTATCGCAAATCGATAAAATTATTGAAGAAACATACCTAACAACTCGCA TTTACGTATTCATTGGAGAGCACATCGCCATGGTTGACTTTGTGCGGGGTCTTCAGAATCGCCGACTCCTGGAAAGTGGGGACTACATTGTGGTGTCCGTGGATGATGAGATCTACGATTCAAATCGGAGAGTTAACTTTATGGAACGTA ATTATTTAGATCCTTATattagaaaagaaaagagcaAATCACTGGACAAAATCTCATTTCGTTCAGTTATAAAAATAAGCATGACATATCCACAAAACCCCCATATTCG CGATAtttgttcaaaaataaaagactATGCTCGGAAAACTCCATTTCTGGTTCCATATCACCAACGTGTGTTCGACAACATATCg GTTCCAATCTACGGTTTGCACCTGTACGACAGTGTTATGATCTATGTCCGCGCCATATCAGAAGTTTTACAATTTGGAGGAGATATTTACGATGGAAACTTGGTAATGAGTCGCATTTTCAATAGATCCTATCACTCCATACAAGGATTCGAT GTGTATATTGATTCCAATGGCGATGCGGAGGGTAATTATACTGTAATAACCTTGCAAAACGATGTAGGTGCCGCCTCAGGTGGTTCCCTGGCCAAGATGACGATGCAACCAGTGGGTTTCTTCGCATATGATAAGAATTCCCTAATACCG GAGTTTCGTTATATAAAAAACGACAGACCTATTCAATGGCTTAACGGTCGTCCCCCCAGAGCTGAGCCTCTTTGCGGATTTAATGGCGAGCTGTGTCCTAGGAAAGGACTTGATTGGCGATACCTGGTAACTGGTCCTTTATGTGCCCTGGTCGTAGTGGTGGCCATTGCGTTGCTGATTAA gcATTACCGCTACGAACAAACTTTGGCGGGACTTTTGTGGAAAGTGGATATGAAGGAGGTTACAATTATAAACCTAGGGGAATACAATAATCcaagcaacaaaaatatt TTTCAAGTTTGTCGACAAAGCCTTCTGGTAGTTGGTGAAGCCAACAAAAGGTCCTTTACAAATATAG CTCTTTTTCGTGGCAATATTGTGGCCATGAGAAAGATTCACAAAAAGAATGTGGACATAACCCGATCCATTCGCAAGGAACTCAAATTAATGCGAGAG GTACGCCACGAGAACATTATTAACTTTATTGGGGCCTCCACGGATCATGGATCGGTTATCCTGTTTACCACCTATTGTGCCCGGGGCAGTCTCGAGGATGTGCTGGCCAATGAGGACCTCTACTTAGACCACATGTTCATCTCCTCGCTGGTGGCGGATATATTGAAGGGCATGATATATCTTCATGACTCGGAAATCATTTCCCATGGCAACCTGAGATCCAGTAACTGCCTGATCGACTCCCGGTGGGTTTGTCAGATCTCGGACTTTGGACTTCACGAACTGAAGGCGGGACAAGATGAGCCTAATAA GAGTGAACTGGAAGTAAAACGTGCCCTCTGCATGGCGCCGGAGCTTTTGCGGGATGACTATCGACCTCCTCGTGGCACCCAGAAGGGGGATGTCTATTCCTTTGGGATACTGCTCTACGAGATGATTGGCCGCAAGGGTCCTTGGGGCGAAACCACCTACTCAAAGGAGG AGATAATTCATTTTGTCAAATGCCCGGAACTGCTGCAGCACGGCGTATTTCGTCCGGCTCTGACGCACACACACTTGGAAATACCGGAATATATTCGCAAGTGTTTGTGTGAGTGCTGGGATGAGGATCCGGAAGCCAGGCCAGATATTCGACTAATTCGCATGCGCTTGAAGGAACTCCAGGCAGGCTT GAAACCCAATATATTTGATAATATGCTGTCTATAATGGAGAAGTATGCCTATAATCTCGAGGGTCTTGTTCAGGAACGTACTAATTTATTGTACGAGGAGAAAAAGAAAACCGATACGCTGCTCTACCAAATGCTGCCCAG ACCTGTAGCCGAACTTCTGAAACGTGGAGATCCCGTAGAGGCAGAGTGCTTCGATTGTGTCACCATACTGTTCAGTGACATTGTGGGCTTCACCGAACTCTGTACCACCAGCACTCCATTCCAGGTGGTCGAAATGCTAAATGAATGGTACACCTGTTGCGACTCCATTATTTCCAACTATGATGTTTACAAGGTTGAGACCATTGGGGATGCCTATATGGTTGTTTCGGGTCTACCATTGCCAAACGGCAATCGACATGCCGGCGAAATAGCCTCCTTGGCACTTCATCTTTTGGAGACAGTTGGAAACCTAAAGATCCGACACAAACCCACGGAGACTGTCCAGCTACGTATTGGAGTTCACTCTGGTCCCTGTGCCGCTGGTGTTGTGGGTCGCAAG ATGCCCAGATATTGCCTTTTTGGAGACACTGTGAATACAGCTTCCAGGATGGAAAGCACCGGACAGTCCATGAAGATTCATATTTCCGAAGCGACTAACCAACTTCTCCAGACGATTGGAGGCTACGTCTGCATCGAAAGGGGGCTAACCAACATTAAG GGAAAAGGCGACATGCGAACCTATTGGCTGACGAATCAACAACATTCGGAGCTGACACCGGATCTTATCAGTACAGTAGAAACTCTGGACAGCTACTGTGCGTTTACCAGAGCTAGTTTGGAGCCATCCCCACACCAATATTGCGGATCAGCCACGAACTCCTCCCGTTTGAGTTCCTGCAATTGTGCCACCAAATTTTTATATAGCCGCCGATCCGACGATAATGTCACTAGTTCCCACAACACTCCGGAGTTTCAAAAAATTAGCGAACCCACGCCGATGAACTGCAACAATTTGTGCGTTTGCCGATTAAATGGCAGCCAGGTTTTTAATAATCGAAGTCCACGATCGGCTCCGAGTATTACTTTTAAGATATAA
- the LOC26514904 gene encoding uncharacterized protein LOC26514904, producing MFETISRYIRYHRCGFIFMILQVTMMLTLLEMRIEIEATPGQQRSKTRLFVFLDPMALIYSPLYSGFAMGGMFYGYGMIYLRSKGPLEGFLSRLRNSALSVWQQCSPLMILPWCIKIVQGLCKLPVCLWMCLFNENRPQADYFVLLAFLAIGFWLYIVTLAITSFILAMRLNIRLLCARTIGRSDHELRAYAQGINELLGFEMLVIN from the coding sequence ATATTCATGATCCTCCAAGTGACTATGATGCTGACGCTGCTGGAGATGAGGATAGAAATCGAGGCCACGCCAGGGCAGCAGAGATCCAAGACCCGGCTGTTCGTGTTTTTGGATCCGATGGCCCTGATATACAGTCCATTGTATTCCGGGTTCGCTATGGGTGGCATGTTCTACGGTTACGGGATGATATATCTCCGTTCCAAGGGGCCCCTCGAAGGCTTCCTATCCAGACTCCGCAACTCAGCACTGTCTGTGTGGCAGCAGTGCAGTCCCCTGATGATCCTGCCCTGGTGCATTAAGATTGTCCAAGGCCTCTGTAAGCTCCCCGTCTGCCTGTGGATGTGCCTGTTTAACGAAAATCGACCTCAGGCCGATTACTTTGTGTTGCTCGCCTTTCTGGCCATCGGTTTCTGGTTGTATATCGTGACACTGGCCATTACCAGCTTCATCCTGGCCATGCGGCTTAATATACGGTTGTTGTGCGCCAGGACCATCGGTCGCAGCGACCACGAACTTCGAGCCTATGCCCAAGGAATTAACGAACTTCTGGGCTTTGAAATGCTGGTGATCAACTAa